A single genomic interval of Primulina huaijiensis isolate GDHJ02 chromosome 7, ASM1229523v2, whole genome shotgun sequence harbors:
- the LOC140980527 gene encoding sphingosine kinase 1-like isoform X2 produces the protein MPIGVVPAGTGNGMAKSLLDSNGEPCAASNATLAVIRGHKRSLDVATLSQGNIKFFSVLMLAWGLVADIDIESEKYRWMGSARLDVYAVQRILGLRKYDGSVFFVPAPGYETYGEPLDLENQIIVDGEAEMKSDEQYSYHGPEVDAKSLNWRKVDGPFVSIWLHNVPWGGEDAMAAPNAEFSDGYLDLIMIKDIPKFALLKSLTELNSGGHVKSPFVSYFKVKAFVLQPGPRTNNPDKAGIIDVDGEVLARGKGAYKCNEETLMSYGKIIIKVDQGLATLFSPN, from the exons GAACTGGAAATGGCATGGCAAAATCACTCCTAGATTCGAATGGTGAACCTTGCGCAGCCTCTAATGCTACACTTGCTGTCATTCGAG GGCATAAACGGTCATTGGATGTAGCTACTTTATCCCAAGGGAACATCAAATTTTTTAGCGTGTTGATGCTTGCATGGG GTCTTGTGGCTGATATTGATATCGAATCTGAGAAATATAGGTGGATGGGGAGTGCTCGGCTAGATGTCTAC GCAGTTCAACGAATACTTGGTCTTAGAAAGTATGATGGTAGCGTATTCTTTGTGCCAGCACCTGGATATGAAACTTATGGAGAACCTTTGGATCTTGAAAATCAAATCATCGTAGATGGTGAGGCTGAAATGAAATCAGATGAGCAATACAGCTATCATGGTCCTGAAGTCGATGCTAAAAGTTTAAATTGGCGGAAGGTTGATGGCCCTTTTGTTTCAATATGGCTCCATAATGTACCGTGGGGAGGTGAAGATGCAATGGCAGCACCTAATGCTGAG TTTTCTGATGGTTATTTGGACTTGATCATGATAAAGGACATCCCAAAATTTGCATTGCTAAAGTCATTGACTGAATTGAACTCCGGAGGCCATGTCAAATCGCCGTTTGTGTCTTACTTCAAG GTGAAGGCTTTCGTTTTGCAACCTGGCCCACGAACCAATAACCCAGACAAGGCCGGAATAATAGACGTAGACGGGGAGGTTTTAGCCAGAGGGAAAGGAGCATACAAGTGCAACGAGGAAACTCTAATGAGCTATGGCAAAATAATCATTAAAGTTGATCAAGGATTAGCCACCTTATTTTCTCCTAATTAG
- the LOC140980434 gene encoding B3 domain-containing protein Os07g0563300-like isoform X1, which yields MTSSSSSTGFCFNLNCGEGSEKWRRGWPRRTGDYAHLCDRCASAYEEGNFCETFHLDASGWRSCESCGKKIHCGCIVSFHMFVLLDAGGIECLTCAKKSDILTPNPAWPPPSRSLPSQPERMKDLSVKTLSATVGSGPEPWNPAPNLFNGFTIPSNVQPRMPFEIDLLGGMDRFRICQRFSTASLGTKDNSFERLVDGKSRIGPRESFVNGASCKEQSNSSINDFGPITFPKNDSAVGGSFMAATSSKNEANDSTQISAILSQPFTPSIQVGKQIWNHNRVGSSSEVQPCNGKTRGDDRGRGQLLPRYRPQITDEELQQISTDSNSVITPLFEKLLTASDAGRIGRLVLPKKCAEAYFPPIAQPEGLPLEVRDATGKEWVFQFRFWPNNNSRMYVLEGITPCLQSLQLQAGDTVTFSRLEPEGKLIMGCRKASIMPSFDQGDEASLFGNNESAVVEDDIIKNRSGEVISINGNLNGKSHQRFPLINQVAKSDPRSAGSIVKSTFNSKKILETKPMTHNNRKNSTLGTKSKRLRIENEDIMELKLTWEEAQLLMRPPPKIVPSVFVIEGFEIEEFEEAAPIIGRPTIPVVDNLGLKIQWAQCEECFKWRKVPADALLSSRWTCSENAWDLGRSLCSASEELFAEQLNELLPTISKVSFEKNKTTEHHSDLFVGLEGLDALANLAIQGKGESLPHSSPTRTKHPRHKPGCSCIVCIQPPSGKGLKHKQSCECAVCSSLRRRFRTLMERREKKQLEKESESLPQQQLPEQQLHINAQPSNNAGNNDVNLEDSGNVACVDEHNGNKPAVVPLKGQIDLNIQPEREEELSPVSNSGAMKCVSTGSTQEDIGGLHLPSDTPVLGN from the exons ATGACGTCATCATCTTCGTCAACGGGATTTTGCTTTAATTTGAACTGTGGAGAGGGGTCGGAGAAGTGGAGGAGAGGTTGGCCCCGCCGGACTGGTGACTATGCTCATCTCTGCGATCGATGCGC TTCTGCTTATGAGGAAGGAAATTTTTGCGAGACATTCCACCTTGATGCTTCTGGTTGGAGAAGCTGCGAATCTTGTGGAAAG AAAATTCATTGTGGATGTATAGTATCGTTCCATATGTTCGTGCTGTTGGATGCAGGAGGAATTGAATGTCTAACATGTGCAAAGAAAAGTGACATTCTG ACCCCAAATCCTGCCTGGCCACCACCTTCACGCTCTCTTCCTTCGCAACCTGAAAGAATGAAGGACCTCTCTGTGAAAACTTTGAGTGCAACAGTTGGCTCAGGTCCAGAACCATGGAATCCGGCACCCAATTTGTTCAATGGTTTTACCATCCCATCAAATGTGCAACCAAGGATGCCCTTTGAAATTGATTTACTGGGTGGGATGGACAGGTTTCGCATATGTCAGAGATTTTCTACAGCTTCCCTTGGGACAAAAGATAACTCTTTTGAAAGATTAGTTGATGGAAAGTCAAGAATCGGTCCAAGGGAATCATTTGTGAATG GAGCCAGCTGCAAGGAACAATCAAATTCGTCCATAAATGATTTTGGCCCAATaacattcccaaagaatgattctGCTGTTGGAGGTTCATTTATGGCCGCAACTTCATCCAAAAACGAAGCCAATGATTCTACCCAGATTTCTGCTATTCTTTCACAGCCATTCACTCCATCAATTCAAGTCGGAAAACAGATCTGGAATCATAACAGAGTGGGCTCATCTAGTGAGGTGCAACCATGTAATGGAAAAACTCGAGGAGATGATCGTGGCCGAGGTCAGTTGCTTCCTAGGTATCGCCCCCAAATAACTGATGAGGAGCTTCAACAGATATCTACCGA TTCGAACTCGGTCATTACTCCATTGTTTGAAAAATTGTTGACTGCTAGTGATGCGGGACGGATTGGGCGTTTAGTCCTGCCAAAAAAATGTGCAGAG GCCTATTTTCCGCCAATTGCTCAACCAGAAGGGTTACCTTTGGAAGTACGGGATGCGACTGGGAAGGAATGGGTTTTTCAGTTTCGATTTTGGCCCAACAATAACAGTCGAATGTATGTTTTAGAAGGAATTACTCCATGTTTACAATCCTTGCAACTTCAAGCTGGTGATACAG TAACATTTAGTAGACTTGAACCAGAAGGAAAGTTGATCATGGGATGCAGAAAGGCTTCAATTATGCCATCATTTGATCAG GGAGATGAAGCTTCTTTATTTGGGAATAATGAATCAGCTGTGGTGGAGGATGATATCATAAAGAATAGGTCTGGGGAAGTTATTTCAATAAATGGTAATCTGAATGGTAAATCACATCAGAGATTTCCACTCATCAACCAGGTTGCCAAGTCAGATCCAAGAAGTGCTGGGTCAATTGTTAAATCTACTTTCAATTCAAAGAAAATACTTGAAACCAAGCCAATGACTCATAACAATAGGAAAAATAGTACCTTGGGTACAAAGAGCAAGCGTCTTAGGATTGAAAATGAGGATATTATGGAGTTGAAGCTCACTTGGGAAGAAGCTCAACTATTGATGCGCCCACCTCCTAAAATTGTTCCATCAGTTTTTGTCATAGAAGGATTTGAAATTGAAGAATTTGAG GAGGCTGCACCAATTATTGGAAGGCCTACTATTCCAGTAGTAGATAATTTAGG TTTAAAGATTCAGTGGGCTCAATGTGAAGAGTGTTTTAAGTGGCGCAAAGTACCTGCAGATGCACTTCTCTCTTCTAGGTGGACCTGTTCTGAAAATGCATGGGACCTTGGCAG ATCTCTATGCTCAGCTAGCGAGGAATTATTTGCAGAACAACTTAATGAATTATTACCTACCATTAGCAAAG TTTCTTTTGAGAAAAACAAGACCACCGAACATCATTCTGATCTGTTTGTGGGCCTGGAAGGGCTGGATGCCCTTGCAAATCTAGCCATCCAAGGGAAGGGAGAAAGCCTTCCACATTCTTCCCCGACAAGGACAAAACACCCTCGTCATAAACCTGGCTGTTCTTGCATCGTTTGCATTCAGCCTCCAAGTGGGAAAGGCTTGAAACATAAGCAATCATGTGAGTGTGCTGTATGTAGTTCATTAAGGCGCCGTTTCAGAACCCTGATGGAGAGGCGTGAAAAGAAACAATTGGAGAAAGAATCTGAATCTTTGCCGCAGCAACAATTACCCGAACAACAGCTGCATATCAATGCACAACCAAGTAACAATGCGGGAAATAATGACGTAAATCTAGAAGATTCTGGCAATGTGGCCTGTGTTGATGAGCATAATGGGAATAAACCGGCTGTGGTGCCTTTGAAAGGACAAATAGACCTTAATATCCAGCCGGAGCGTGAGGAAGAGTTGTCCCCTGTCTCAAATTCTGGGGCCATGAAATGTGTCTCCACGGGCTCCACACAGGAAGATATTGGAGGACTGCACTTACCTTCGGACACCCCTGTCCTAGGAAATTAG
- the LOC140980434 gene encoding B3 domain-containing protein Os07g0563300-like isoform X2, which yields MTSLLQKIHCGCIVSFHMFVLLDAGGIECLTCAKKSDILTPNPAWPPPSRSLPSQPERMKDLSVKTLSATVGSGPEPWNPAPNLFNGFTIPSNVQPRMPFEIDLLGGMDRFRICQRFSTASLGTKDNSFERLVDGKSRIGPRESFVNGASCKEQSNSSINDFGPITFPKNDSAVGGSFMAATSSKNEANDSTQISAILSQPFTPSIQVGKQIWNHNRVGSSSEVQPCNGKTRGDDRGRGQLLPRYRPQITDEELQQISTDSNSVITPLFEKLLTASDAGRIGRLVLPKKCAEAYFPPIAQPEGLPLEVRDATGKEWVFQFRFWPNNNSRMYVLEGITPCLQSLQLQAGDTVTFSRLEPEGKLIMGCRKASIMPSFDQGDEASLFGNNESAVVEDDIIKNRSGEVISINGNLNGKSHQRFPLINQVAKSDPRSAGSIVKSTFNSKKILETKPMTHNNRKNSTLGTKSKRLRIENEDIMELKLTWEEAQLLMRPPPKIVPSVFVIEGFEIEEFEEAAPIIGRPTIPVVDNLGLKIQWAQCEECFKWRKVPADALLSSRWTCSENAWDLGRSLCSASEELFAEQLNELLPTISKVSFEKNKTTEHHSDLFVGLEGLDALANLAIQGKGESLPHSSPTRTKHPRHKPGCSCIVCIQPPSGKGLKHKQSCECAVCSSLRRRFRTLMERREKKQLEKESESLPQQQLPEQQLHINAQPSNNAGNNDVNLEDSGNVACVDEHNGNKPAVVPLKGQIDLNIQPEREEELSPVSNSGAMKCVSTGSTQEDIGGLHLPSDTPVLGN from the exons ATGACTTCATTGTTGCAGAAAATTCATTGTGGATGTATAGTATCGTTCCATATGTTCGTGCTGTTGGATGCAGGAGGAATTGAATGTCTAACATGTGCAAAGAAAAGTGACATTCTG ACCCCAAATCCTGCCTGGCCACCACCTTCACGCTCTCTTCCTTCGCAACCTGAAAGAATGAAGGACCTCTCTGTGAAAACTTTGAGTGCAACAGTTGGCTCAGGTCCAGAACCATGGAATCCGGCACCCAATTTGTTCAATGGTTTTACCATCCCATCAAATGTGCAACCAAGGATGCCCTTTGAAATTGATTTACTGGGTGGGATGGACAGGTTTCGCATATGTCAGAGATTTTCTACAGCTTCCCTTGGGACAAAAGATAACTCTTTTGAAAGATTAGTTGATGGAAAGTCAAGAATCGGTCCAAGGGAATCATTTGTGAATG GAGCCAGCTGCAAGGAACAATCAAATTCGTCCATAAATGATTTTGGCCCAATaacattcccaaagaatgattctGCTGTTGGAGGTTCATTTATGGCCGCAACTTCATCCAAAAACGAAGCCAATGATTCTACCCAGATTTCTGCTATTCTTTCACAGCCATTCACTCCATCAATTCAAGTCGGAAAACAGATCTGGAATCATAACAGAGTGGGCTCATCTAGTGAGGTGCAACCATGTAATGGAAAAACTCGAGGAGATGATCGTGGCCGAGGTCAGTTGCTTCCTAGGTATCGCCCCCAAATAACTGATGAGGAGCTTCAACAGATATCTACCGA TTCGAACTCGGTCATTACTCCATTGTTTGAAAAATTGTTGACTGCTAGTGATGCGGGACGGATTGGGCGTTTAGTCCTGCCAAAAAAATGTGCAGAG GCCTATTTTCCGCCAATTGCTCAACCAGAAGGGTTACCTTTGGAAGTACGGGATGCGACTGGGAAGGAATGGGTTTTTCAGTTTCGATTTTGGCCCAACAATAACAGTCGAATGTATGTTTTAGAAGGAATTACTCCATGTTTACAATCCTTGCAACTTCAAGCTGGTGATACAG TAACATTTAGTAGACTTGAACCAGAAGGAAAGTTGATCATGGGATGCAGAAAGGCTTCAATTATGCCATCATTTGATCAG GGAGATGAAGCTTCTTTATTTGGGAATAATGAATCAGCTGTGGTGGAGGATGATATCATAAAGAATAGGTCTGGGGAAGTTATTTCAATAAATGGTAATCTGAATGGTAAATCACATCAGAGATTTCCACTCATCAACCAGGTTGCCAAGTCAGATCCAAGAAGTGCTGGGTCAATTGTTAAATCTACTTTCAATTCAAAGAAAATACTTGAAACCAAGCCAATGACTCATAACAATAGGAAAAATAGTACCTTGGGTACAAAGAGCAAGCGTCTTAGGATTGAAAATGAGGATATTATGGAGTTGAAGCTCACTTGGGAAGAAGCTCAACTATTGATGCGCCCACCTCCTAAAATTGTTCCATCAGTTTTTGTCATAGAAGGATTTGAAATTGAAGAATTTGAG GAGGCTGCACCAATTATTGGAAGGCCTACTATTCCAGTAGTAGATAATTTAGG TTTAAAGATTCAGTGGGCTCAATGTGAAGAGTGTTTTAAGTGGCGCAAAGTACCTGCAGATGCACTTCTCTCTTCTAGGTGGACCTGTTCTGAAAATGCATGGGACCTTGGCAG ATCTCTATGCTCAGCTAGCGAGGAATTATTTGCAGAACAACTTAATGAATTATTACCTACCATTAGCAAAG TTTCTTTTGAGAAAAACAAGACCACCGAACATCATTCTGATCTGTTTGTGGGCCTGGAAGGGCTGGATGCCCTTGCAAATCTAGCCATCCAAGGGAAGGGAGAAAGCCTTCCACATTCTTCCCCGACAAGGACAAAACACCCTCGTCATAAACCTGGCTGTTCTTGCATCGTTTGCATTCAGCCTCCAAGTGGGAAAGGCTTGAAACATAAGCAATCATGTGAGTGTGCTGTATGTAGTTCATTAAGGCGCCGTTTCAGAACCCTGATGGAGAGGCGTGAAAAGAAACAATTGGAGAAAGAATCTGAATCTTTGCCGCAGCAACAATTACCCGAACAACAGCTGCATATCAATGCACAACCAAGTAACAATGCGGGAAATAATGACGTAAATCTAGAAGATTCTGGCAATGTGGCCTGTGTTGATGAGCATAATGGGAATAAACCGGCTGTGGTGCCTTTGAAAGGACAAATAGACCTTAATATCCAGCCGGAGCGTGAGGAAGAGTTGTCCCCTGTCTCAAATTCTGGGGCCATGAAATGTGTCTCCACGGGCTCCACACAGGAAGATATTGGAGGACTGCACTTACCTTCGGACACCCCTGTCCTAGGAAATTAG